A window of the Pyrodictium abyssi genome harbors these coding sequences:
- a CDS encoding stage II sporulation protein M has translation MTQDYWSRGVKLSFIFNLAIYFAGLTAGFMSPSTSVLQSVLENFTGIGQLTMFHKYVFIAVNNIVLAFTLVLFSIAVIPGLAVIAYNGYIVGALAALWLSMHQPLQKFLALLVPHGIIEMPALFYASSIGLTIATTHIAGARRIDAVKKALSSITVVVYLLLLAAAVEVIITPYISSLV, from the coding sequence GTGACACAAGATTATTGGAGCCGAGGAGTAAAGCTCTCCTTCATATTCAACCTAGCTATCTACTTTGCCGGCCTAACAGCCGGCTTCATGTCTCCAAGCACTAGTGTACTGCAGTCTGTACTAGAGAATTTCACGGGCATCGGTCAGCTCACAATGTTCCACAAGTATGTGTTTATAGCTGTTAACAACATCGTACTAGCATTCACTCTCGTCCTATTCTCCATAGCCGTTATACCAGGACTCGCAGTAATAGCCTATAACGGCTACATAGTGGGGGCATTAGCCGCCTTATGGCTCAGCATGCACCAGCCCTTGCAGAAGTTCCTAGCATTGCTAGTTCCCCACGGCATAATCGAGATGCCCGCACTCTTCTACGCATCATCCATAGGACTAACCATAGCGACCACACATATAGCTGGAGCTCGACGTATAGATGCCGTAAAGAAGGCGCTATCCAGTATAACCGTAGTAGTCTACTTACTCCTATTAGCAGCAGCTGTAGAGGTCATAATCACACCCTACATATCTTCTCTCGTATAA
- the lrs14 gene encoding HTH-type transcriptional regulator Lrs14: MTGILEFRLRLPTGREAALVEGLRFCYDLSETDAIILFELLRGGEYTVDDLTRGLRLSKATVNRSLSKLVEIGFVSRAREKRAGVGRPRYRYYVEDPRKVIMRVIEDFEKCSAAFKEALQELLRIVEEERAKRKGQ; encoded by the coding sequence GTGACAGGCATACTGGAGTTCAGGCTAAGGTTACCCACCGGACGCGAAGCAGCACTAGTTGAAGGATTACGATTCTGCTACGACCTCAGCGAGACAGATGCAATAATACTATTCGAGCTTCTTAGGGGAGGCGAGTATACGGTCGACGATCTTACAAGAGGGCTAAGACTAAGCAAAGCTACCGTGAATAGAAGCCTATCCAAGCTAGTCGAGATAGGGTTCGTCTCTAGGGCTAGGGAGAAACGCGCTGGTGTCGGGCGGCCACGGTACCGCTACTATGTAGAGGATCCACGAAAAGTTATCATGCGTGTTATCGAGGATTTTGAGAAATGCTCTGCAGCATTCAAAGAAGCTCTACAAGAGCTCCTGAGAATAGTTGAAGAAGAGAGAGCCAAAAGGAAAGGGCAATAG
- a CDS encoding ribbon-helix-helix domain-containing protein produces the protein MTSRQRVYDTGNVFDVPVSPPKKVVSVKLEVDIIEEMDRIWRSLGYASRSEFIREAILYYMQVVMSSQAVAKTPVMGIVPKEGELTETALEDDMEDV, from the coding sequence ATGACTAGCAGGCAAAGAGTATATGATACTGGCAACGTGTTTGATGTGCCGGTGTCGCCGCCAAAGAAAGTAGTCTCTGTAAAACTTGAAGTAGACATAATAGAGGAAATGGATCGTATATGGCGCTCTCTCGGGTATGCTAGTAGGAGCGAATTCATAAGAGAAGCAATACTATACTATATGCAAGTGGTGATGTCTAGCCAGGCTGTGGCTAAGACACCGGTTATGGGTATTGTGCCAAAGGAGGGGGAGCTAACGGAGACTGCGCTTGAGGATGACATGGAGGATGTATAA